DNA from Brassica napus cultivar Da-Ae chromosome C4, Da-Ae, whole genome shotgun sequence:
GCATTATTAAGTATTTTGTATGACTGACACAATGTTTGAAAATTGTTGCGTTTGCGGGTCATTTTTGACTGGTTTACCCACAAATGcaaaaattagttaataaaaagttatttagtagatttgaacaaaaaaaaagttatttagtagacaaaaaataaattacaaaaaatgataatattaaaactcaataatatataataaatataaaaaaatatatttataaatcatattactataataaatacaaaaactatatttgtaaaatcatagtattaaacttatatatattaatatttatatcatcTCAAATCtttaaacttatttaaaattattatttttctatttatataactttttcaaaaaaagaaaaaatattttatcatccCGCAACCTCAAACGTTAGGTGGAATCATCTTTTGATTTTCAAAGGTTTGGAACTGTGTGAAGTGGTTTGTAGCATTTTTTGTGATTGCTAtaaaacgccaacaaccgctcCAAACCGCAAAAGCTACATTTGCGGATAGTAGCGAGAAAATCAGCCATACCCTAAATATCAGGTGCGATTAATAGTTTAGGTGGTCCTTTTAATTAGACGATTTTGCTCTTAAATGAAATGTCTCTTTTTACTTTAAACCGACACAAAAATTATATCCCAAATAAGAGTAGGAGCAAATCCATAAAACAGATCCTATTTTAACTGTATTGATTGTACTGATTATTAGattttgtttgaaaattttatacgccataaaatttgtttttgaaaggTTCATGTAGTAAAGATCTAAAtattaatctctttaattcATTTCTTACttgattaattaatttgattatcaCCTATATAGCTGGCTATATCTTCTCACAATATCTTTtctaatgaaaaataatattaaaaaaaaaatagaaaaagaggGAACTAATATCAATTTTCTTTAAAGTTTAGCATATTGAgaacttatatattaaaattaaaaagaaaaacagaaccAAGGGGGAGTGTGAGACAAAAGGGTCCCTTGCGTTGAACAGAATCGTTGACTTGTTCCAGTCCTCACAACGCTTTGATTCTTCGCcggcaaaaaagaaaaaactcaaACCCAAATCTTAGAACCACCAGTGATTCATCGGAAACCAATGCCGGAGAATTCTTCATCAGTAGACTACGCCATGGAGAAGGCGTCGGGTCCCCACTTCTCAGGCCTCCGCTTCGACagccttctctcttcttctccacccAATCCCTCCGTCTCTTCTCCGTCCCACCTCCCATCTGCTGTTTCGTCCTCTTCTTCTCCTGCTCCCAAACAGCCCTTCGTTATCGGTAATTGATACACTCTCTCTACGCCTTTTCGTtactttatttgattttatttttatggtttagGTTTAATCAAATTTGGATGATTGATACAGAACTAATGCGAGTTCTGCATgaagatcatttttttttttcttttttttacaattGTGTGAATGTATTTAGGAGTTTCTGGTGGTACGGCTTCCGGTAAGACAACAGTGTGCGACATGATAATCCAGAAACTTCATGATCAGCGTGTTGTTCTAATTAACCAGGTTCTGATTCTCAGATTGATGACATCCTCATCATATAGCAGTTTTGGAATTGATGTTCTGTTCTTGTGTGTATAGGATTCGTTTTACCGTGGTTTGACAACCGAAGAGCTGGAGCGTGTGCAAGAGTACAACTTTGATCATCCAGGTCTAACTATCTTTTAAGTTCAGTGAGGTTTATATAGCTCATGGCAGCATTATGCTAATAATCTATCATCTTCTGCAGATGCCTTTGACACCGAGCAGCTTTTGCATTGTGCTGAGACTCTCAAGAGCGGCCAACCCTATCAAGTTCCAATCTACGACTTTAAGACCCATCAGCGTAGAACTGATGCTTTCCGCCAGGTTCCCTACTTACTTAGATGTGTTGCTGCTTAACTTAACGGACATATCTTCGATTCctatttgatgttttgatctTAATATCAGGTGAATGCTTCTGATGTTATAATTTTAGAAGGGATTCTAGTTTTCCATGATCCACGTGTTCGGAATCTGATGAACATGAAGATCTTCGTTGACACAGGTAATGACACAAATCCTACCTTCAGTATTGTCATCTGCACTGTCGTTTCTCAAACCTTATTTCTCCCTCTAATCTTCGTCTTACGCTGTTGACTGGCGTCAGATGCTGATGTGAGGCTTGCTCGCAGACTCAGGCGTGACCTAGTTGAGAGGGGCAGGGATGCCGACTCTGTGCTCGAGCAGGttactctttctttcttttttagtGTCTAGTATTTGAACGGGTTCCTAGCTAGTTAGGTGCTTTGATAATGTCTATGAACTCTCTCGTGAACATGTCTTTATGTCTTATGTTCATTTTACAGTATGCAAAGTTCGTGAAGCCGGCGTTTGATGACTTTGTGCTTCCCTCTAAGAAATATGCTGACGTGATCGTTCCTCGAGGAGGTGACAACCACGTTGCTGTTGATTTGATTACCCAACACATCCACACAAAACTAGGGCAGCATGATCTCTGCAAAATCTACCCAAATGTTTATGTCATCCAATCTACATTTCAGGTTATCTTCTCTCTTACTCTCTTGCTCTCTTTGATCCTTATCAATGGTCTCATCATAATATCATGATGATTGCAGATAAGAGGCATGCATACACTTATCAGGGCGAAGGACATATCAAAGCatgattttgtgttttattCAGACCGTCTCATTCGTCTGGTATTTCTCTGTTTCTCTTTCAACATCACTCAGCTTTCttacttttaacaattttattgcAGGTGGTGGAGCATGGTCTTGGTCATTTGCCCTTCACTGAGAAACAAGTAGTTACTCCAACAGGTATGAGTGTAGAGTAGTGGAGTTAGCTTATTCatttggtttaattttcttatattttttgcaCATCAGGAGCTGTGTACACTGGAGTTGATTTCTGCAAGAAACTTTGTGGGATCTCTATTATTCGAAGGTGAGCCTTGTGGTTATCTCTTCCAACTATGTAACATATATGTTGCCTAAAAGTTATCTTGCTTTGTTAGTGGTGAAAGCATGGAAAACGCATTACGCGCTTGCTGCAAAGGGATTAAGTTAGGGAAGATCCTTATCCACCGTGTTGGAGACAATGGAAAACAGGTCTGCTCATATATCTATTTCTTGTTTTACAGtatgatctcttttttttttgttaaaacgaATTTCAAAGTTTCTCATATCATATGAATTGCAGCTTATATATGAGAAGCTTCCTCAAGACATCTCTGAACGCCATGTCCTGCTTCTAGATCCTGTCTTAGCTACAGGCACTTTGTCTCTTTTTCGTTGAATATTCTATTTTtgatggaatttttttttttctactctGAACCCTATCTTCACGATTGTTGATTCTTCTTGAAGGTAACTCTGCTAATCAAGCCATTGAACTACTCATTCAGAAAGGAGTTCCTGAATCTCACATCATCTTCCTCAACCTTATCTCGGTGAGTGTTGAAGCTAAAGCTCTTTGCTTCCCTCTCTCTATCTACTAACTATTATTATAACATTGTTTTGTGACAGGCGCCAGAAGGAATTCATTGCGTCTGCAAACGGTTTCCGGCATTGAAGATAGTGACATCTGAAATAGACCAGTGTCTGAACCAAGAGTTCCGTGTTATACCAGGGTTAGGCGAGTTTGGTGATCGTTACTTCGGCACTGATGAGTAAAACCATGAGCCACCACTAAAACACTGTGACGGGATGGAGCAATAAAGGACGCGTTAGTATCGTAATAGCTGAGACCGTAGTTGGAGTTGCATGTCCTACACAAAAAGAACTTCTTagctcttaaaaaaaaatcttcttagCTCTTAGTGAACTCGAATTATTCTTAAAAACATTGATTTCTAGATTTATTGTGTTATTAAATTACCAATTTTCTGACTTCTGCGACCAGAAATAGGGAtttgaaaagtcaaaaccaAAGAAATCATAACCCAAATATTCAGGTTTCGCTTGGGAAAAAGTTATACTCATAGCGGGTCCGTTCTGTTAAAGAGGAAAATCTTAATCTGTGCAACCAAACAGTCCGGCTAGGCCTAGCCATGGACGTTctgtttgttaatttttttttttttggcatatcCTATACCCAGTAACCATTTGAGTATGGATTTATAATTTAGTATCGAAATGAGTCTAATTTAGTTTCGATTTGGTTTGGAGTTTCTTTggataatttaaataaaaatatcaaataatttgatTGTTCGAAATAACTATCAGAAATTATGTTTCTGTTCGGATAATAATTTGAGTGATTATGCAtgtaatttgtttgtttttacgAATTCTGTTTATAAACAGTGGTGAGCCATTTTATAGTTaacattatcattttttttttcataagaaACTAAGGGAGGGGGGATACAATCATTCTCAAAAAAGTAGCTCCGCTAATAGTTATTACCTAGATGATAATATGCTACCGGGGCGGagtaagtttttaaaatatgatgtatttaaaaattataaaacaatacaTCTTTTGTTATCAATAACGTTTTTCACATTTGATTAGGGATGGGTATTCGGGTACCAtttagggtctgactggttcaaacgcagcggttgcggttgcgggagtttgtggatgaggacggttgcggtttctagcggttttaagagatttgtacgactggtactgcggttaaaaattggtgcgtttgcgggtgacttatgactggttaactaccaaatgcggtaacaatcaaataataaattaacaatatttacatttaatataattataaaaatatcaaaaatcataaattataataaatataaaatttatatttaaaaatttataattttaatttttgaaaatttattgaaattgtttttattataaaattttataatattaattaaaatataatagatatattttaatattttcataatttcaattttaaattttttattaaatatttttacttttgtatatatattgttttcaaaaaaagaaaaaaaatttaccttcccgcaaccgcccgcaaccgcaaacgctagctggagccagcttttgaatttatgagattcggagcggtttgaagcggtttagagcgatttgagtgattgttgcaaaccgctaccaaccgcaaaagctgcgtttgcgggtggtagcgggaaaaccagtcgcccCCTGAGTTCAGTTAGGTTATGTTTCGTTCGGATCTTTGCGAGTTTGATTCGAATCTTTGCAGgtttggtttgagtttaggttcgaataatcaattaattaaaaaaaataaaattaaagttcatatacactttttatttctcaaaatataaaaataaaaataatatataacatataaatttgaatattgtaaagccaaaatacttaaacttaacataaaaattggtttagcttaaatatttggatagacaatcaatagatattttaaaacttttggtATTCTGAGTATCGTTTAACTGTTTTAAACATGTACtttaactatattatatatttctaagtattttggaaaatttaaaaacatcttATGTATTTTGTatactattttagatattaaatttaaaagtaattaatatatttaagtatataaatctgatTCGAATATACTCggatacccaaaatattttggttctGATCGGGTTCGGTTACcgttctctagataccaaaattttaaacccgttcgaatatctaaccaattttggttaaagttttatatacttttactgattggatttggttcggttatttggattcaaatttttttcccaaccctatattttttattgtaacaaaattttaaaggaAAGTGAtggttcatatttattttgggtATGAAACaagttttaaaccaaaaaacatTCTACTATGTACATGACCCATttagttaattattaaaaattgttcAAGGGCCATTAAAGAAAAACGATCGGctgaactaaaaaaatattaccattggtcacaaaattttcaatgtgagacttttaccatttttaataatttatagtcgttttaaaaaattcaaaatataacatatatgaaaaaataaattttttttatattatatatttaatgtgattgtgcaaatttttttaacaatataaaattaaacaaaagttatggaagataaaaaaaattgttatcgagtctttattatttataatcattaattgtgagatatatgttaatcatattaaatAATTCTGTAGTTTTTATTGAAGGAaagaatagaaaatattattttgtatactaCTAactaatttgatagttagtttgataaaaatataatatatgtttagatgGACCAAACTATTTCTCTAAGAATTCCGAGAATCATTTTCATGATGACACATGGCTACCAAAAAATACTAGATGACAATCCGCGCGTATACGCGGaatgagtttttataataatgtttgttcattaaatggttttaacattttgtgACACTACAATTTTTATAGATTCTAAAAcgacgaatacaaatgttggtctcttaaatgtatTATTGTTATTGAAGAGTTAAAGTATTacaactcattttaattatttttaggacttcatatgtacaaaaaaaaattaaattttgcggctgacacaaatcactaaaaccaaataggcaacatcgattgtataatgaTGAAAGAGGATTAGGTTTTCtactctcgatttgtttactattgactctccataagtgatttcattttctatctCTATAAAATTTTGCTTTCGCTCTCGTTTCTGTTTCATAGATatgaatttcgtttttttttactttttctataAATTCAATGAATTACGTAAGTGTCaattttaaaaagatggacATTTGTAAAAATACGTTCAACtccagatatatatatatatatatatatatatatatatatatatatatataaatcaaaattttgaaaaaaatcaccaGTAAACTCTATTAACAGGTtggtgttcaaatctaatatattaagctgttataaaatataagtgcagactcgaaatataaatgtttgtctagtatatattcacaaGTTCGGtctaaaaattatctaattctacaacagcaaaacaaattacttattttattagcctacgcttttgaggtttagttacttaagagtatacaaataaaaaatacttataatactttaccattctagtatatgtaaactatgtataaactaagaactgtttgatttattaaataataaaccataaaaattataataaatagttcaaaatcactcattcttacaattataatagatAGATAGGGTATTAgggaaaaacaaatattagacgaatgatcaaatctctgattcttcgaacaaactcaaaagaaaTTGATTGAAAttttgtcatgatatttcattataagttttttaagaataaaaatcaagactaaattattttatctgaatgaaataatatatgtaGTACTTCCAAGATTAAAAATCACTTCCATTTAAAGAAGTGTGTTTCTCGGATTGTGAGGATCAAATAAGATATTAGAAACCacctattttaaaaataatttgtatgcataaaagtatatacattaaaGTAAGCagataaatcaaaaccaatacattttgttaatttacaatgattgttttggtaaataaatcaaaacaatcattttatttactttatatggtataaattaattatactttattgatattgacatagatatataatatatttaaatataaatatttattattgacacttcttactaatatgattttttttaacatttgtatatttgctataagaaaaatttaaaccgttaatcacaaaacttttaatgtgagagttttcaatacaaatttcaaaattcaaaaattaagatctcaataattttcaatgtaaattttgaaattaacatatttatatattttctatagtatataatttatttcaaatgatattaatatatatatatatatatatataatatgaatatcta
Protein-coding regions in this window:
- the LOC106391045 gene encoding uridine/cytidine kinase UKL1, chloroplastic isoform X2; amino-acid sequence: MPENSSSVDYAMEKASGPHFSGLRFDSLLSSSPPNPSVSSPSHLPSAVSSSSSPAPKQPFVIGVSGGTASGKTTVCDMIIQKLHDQRVVLINQDSFYRGLTTEELERVQEYNFDHPDAFDTEQLLHCAETLKSGQPYQVPIYDFKTHQRRTDAFRQVNASDVIILEGILVFHDPRVRNLMNMKIFVDTDADVRLARRLRRDLVERGRDADSVLEQYAKFVKPAFDDFVLPSKKYADVIVPRGGDNHVAVDLITQHIHTKLGQHDLCKIYPNVYVIQSTFQIRGMHTLIRAKDISKHDFVFYSDRLIRLVVEHGLGHLPFTEKQVVTPTGAVYTGVDFCKKLCGISIIRSGESMENALRACCKGIKLGKILIHRVGDNGKQVTLLIKPLNYSFRKEFLNLTSSSSTLSRRQKEFIASANGFRH
- the LOC106391045 gene encoding uridine/cytidine kinase UKL1, chloroplastic isoform X1 produces the protein MPENSSSVDYAMEKASGPHFSGLRFDSLLSSSPPNPSVSSPSHLPSAVSSSSSPAPKQPFVIGVSGGTASGKTTVCDMIIQKLHDQRVVLINQDSFYRGLTTEELERVQEYNFDHPDAFDTEQLLHCAETLKSGQPYQVPIYDFKTHQRRTDAFRQVNASDVIILEGILVFHDPRVRNLMNMKIFVDTDADVRLARRLRRDLVERGRDADSVLEQYAKFVKPAFDDFVLPSKKYADVIVPRGGDNHVAVDLITQHIHTKLGQHDLCKIYPNVYVIQSTFQIRGMHTLIRAKDISKHDFVFYSDRLIRLVVEHGLGHLPFTEKQVVTPTGAVYTGVDFCKKLCGISIIRSGESMENALRACCKGIKLGKILIHRVGDNGKQLIYEKLPQDISERHVLLLDPVLATGNSANQAIELLIQKGVPESHIIFLNLISAPEGIHCVCKRFPALKIVTSEIDQCLNQEFRVIPGLGEFGDRYFGTDE